A single region of the Arthrobacter sp. PAMC25564 genome encodes:
- a CDS encoding AMP-binding protein, whose product MLAYTAGDTDVPLLDETIGANFERIVARFPLHDALIEAAAVPGEEARRWSYTKLNDDVDRVARALLAVGVGQGERIGIWSPNCAEWTIVQYATAKVGAILVSVNPAYRSHELEFVVRQNGMRMLVCAPSDRNSDYTGMARRALAECPELRELVFLPDAGLAELTAGEPENEAERTFAELLKRADDVAHADLKARMAGLDPHDAINLQYTSGTTGFPKGATLTHHNILNNGYSIGELLDYTEHDRVVIPVPFYHCFGMVIGNLAALSHGAATIIPGRGFAPAAALEAVQDFGGTSLYGVPTMFIAELALPDFASYDLATLRTGVMAGSLCPIEVMNRVISEMNMKDVAICYGMTETSPVSTMTRSVDSMARRTETVGRTMPNLESRIVDPVTRGVIERGEIGELCTRGYSVMKGYWNQPDKTAEAIDAEGWMHTGDLARMDADGYIVIEGRIKDMVIRGGENVYPREIEEFLYTHPDIQDVQVIGVPDERYGEELMACVILKPGAPPLDAGSLAKFCRGKLAHYKIPRYVDVRDSFPMTVSGKIRKVDMRKEAVARLGL is encoded by the coding sequence ATGCTTGCATACACAGCCGGGGACACTGACGTCCCACTGCTCGACGAGACCATCGGCGCGAATTTCGAGCGGATCGTGGCCAGGTTCCCCCTGCACGACGCGCTGATCGAGGCCGCGGCGGTGCCCGGCGAAGAGGCCCGGCGGTGGAGCTACACCAAGCTGAACGACGACGTCGACCGCGTCGCCCGCGCGCTGCTCGCCGTCGGCGTCGGGCAGGGCGAACGGATCGGCATCTGGAGCCCCAACTGCGCGGAGTGGACCATCGTGCAGTACGCGACCGCAAAGGTCGGCGCGATCCTGGTCAGCGTCAATCCCGCCTACCGCAGCCACGAACTGGAGTTCGTGGTCCGGCAGAACGGCATGCGGATGCTGGTCTGCGCGCCGTCGGACAGGAACAGCGACTACACCGGCATGGCACGCCGGGCGCTGGCGGAATGCCCAGAGCTGCGCGAGCTGGTCTTCCTGCCCGACGCCGGCCTGGCCGAGCTCACCGCCGGCGAGCCCGAAAACGAAGCCGAACGGACCTTCGCGGAACTGCTCAAGCGGGCCGACGACGTCGCCCATGCCGACCTCAAGGCGCGGATGGCCGGACTGGACCCGCACGACGCGATCAACCTCCAGTACACCTCCGGCACCACGGGCTTCCCCAAGGGGGCCACGCTGACCCACCACAACATCCTGAACAACGGCTATTCCATCGGCGAACTGCTGGACTATACCGAGCACGACCGGGTGGTGATTCCGGTGCCCTTCTACCACTGCTTCGGCATGGTGATCGGGAACCTGGCCGCCCTCAGCCACGGCGCCGCCACCATCATCCCGGGCCGGGGCTTCGCGCCCGCGGCGGCGCTGGAAGCGGTGCAGGACTTCGGCGGGACCTCGCTGTACGGGGTGCCGACGATGTTCATCGCCGAGCTGGCGCTGCCGGACTTCGCATCCTATGACCTCGCCACGCTGCGCACCGGCGTCATGGCCGGATCGCTGTGCCCCATCGAGGTGATGAACCGGGTCATCTCGGAGATGAACATGAAGGATGTGGCCATCTGCTACGGCATGACGGAGACCTCCCCGGTGTCCACCATGACCCGCAGCGTGGACAGCATGGCCCGGCGCACCGAGACCGTGGGCCGGACGATGCCGAACCTCGAGAGCCGGATCGTGGACCCGGTGACCCGCGGGGTGATTGAGCGCGGGGAGATCGGTGAACTGTGCACCCGCGGCTACTCCGTCATGAAGGGGTACTGGAACCAGCCGGACAAGACCGCCGAGGCGATCGATGCCGAGGGCTGGATGCACACCGGGGACCTGGCCCGGATGGATGCGGACGGCTACATCGTGATCGAGGGCCGGATCAAGGACATGGTGATCCGCGGCGGCGAGAACGTCTACCCGCGCGAGATCGAGGAGTTCCTCTACACCCACCCGGACATCCAGGACGTGCAGGTGATCGGGGTCCCGGATGAACGGTACGGGGAGGAACTCATGGCCTGCGTGATCCTCAAGCCCGGCGCGCCGCCCCTGGACGCCGGGAGCCTCGCCAAGTTCTGCCGCGGCAAGCTGGCGCACTACAAGATCCCGCGCTACGTCGACGTGCGGGACAGCTTCCCGATGACGGTGTCCGGGAAGATCCGCAAGGTGGATATGCGCAAGGAAGCGGTCGCCCGGCTGGGCCTCTGA